From the genome of Symphalangus syndactylus isolate Jambi chromosome 5, NHGRI_mSymSyn1-v2.1_pri, whole genome shotgun sequence, one region includes:
- the DYRK4 gene encoding dual specificity tyrosine-phosphorylation-regulated kinase 4 isoform X5 produces the protein MDAKKPRKCDFTPFLVLKARKKQKFTSAKGPTLSEIYMVGSKPSVQVQKPTSNIKNSRMTQVFHKNTSVTSLPFVDTKGKKNMVSFPHISKKVLLQSSLLYQENQAHNQMPASELKASEIPFHPSIKTHDPKAEEKSPKKHKLPLTAAEALKLFKNQLSPYEQSEILGYAELWFLGLEAKKLDRAPEKFSKTSFDDEHGSYLKVLHDHIAYRYEVLEMIGKGSFGQVAKCLDHKNNELVALKIIRNKKRFHEQALTEVKILEALRKKDKDNTYNVVHMKDFFYFRNHFCITFELLGINLYELMKNNNFQGFSLSIVRRFTLSVLKCLQMLSVEKIIHCDLKPENIVLYQKGQVSVKVIDFGSSCYGHQKVYTYIQSRFYRSPEVILGHPYDMAIDMWSLGCIMAELYTGYPLFPGENEVEQLACIMEVLGLPPAGFIQTASRRQTFFDSKGFPKNITNNKGKKRYPDSKDLMMVLKTYDTSFLDFLRRCLIWEPSLRMTPDQALKHAWIHQSRNLKPQPRPQTLRKFNSFFPSETRKDKVQGCHHSSKKEEITKETTEKTKDGPMKHVQHSGDQHDSLQHGADTVQLPQLVEAPKKSGAAVGAEVSRTSPGQSKNFSLKNTNILPPIV, from the exons GTTGGAAGCAAACCTTCGGTTCAAGTCCAGAAGCCAACTTCCAATATCAAGAACTCCAGAATGACCCAAGTCTTTCATAAG AACACCAGTGTTACTTCACTCCCCTTTGTGGACACCAAGGGGAAGAAGAATATGGTAAGCTTCCCACACATTAGCAAGAAGGTCCTGCTGCAGTCATCCCTGCTGTATCAG GAGAATCAAGCTCACAATCAGATGCCGGCCTCAGAGCTCAAGGCTTCAGAAATACCTTTCCACCCTAGCATTAAAACCCACGATCCCAAGGCAGAGGAGAAGTCACCAAAGAAGCACAAGCTGCCTCTGACAGCGGCAG AGGCCCTAAAGCTTTTTAAGAACCAGCTGTCTCCATATGAGCAAAGTGAAATCCTGGGCTACGCGGAGCTGTGGTTCCTGGGGCTTGAAGCCAAGAAGCTCGACAGGGCTCCTGAGAAATTTAGCAAGACGAGTTTTGATGATGAGCATGGCTCCTATCTGAAG GTCCTGCATGATCACATTGCCTACCGCTATGAAGTTCTGGAGATGATCGGGAAGGGGTCCTTTGGACAGGTGGCCAAGTGCTTGGATCACAAAAACAATGAGCTGGTGGCCCTGAAAATCATCAGGAACAAGAAGAG ATTTCACGAGCAGGCCCTGACGGAGGTGAAGATCCTGGAAGCTCTCAGAAAGAAGGACAAAGACAACACCTACAATGTGGTGCATATGAAGGACTTTTTCTACTTTCGCAATCACTTCTGCATCACCTTTGAGCTCCTGGG AATCAACTTGTATGAGTTGATGAAGAATAACAACTTTCAAGGCTTCAGTCTGTCGATAGTTCGGCGCTTCACTCTCTCTGTTTTGAAGTGCTTGCAGATGCTTTCTGTAGAGAAAATCATTCACTGCGATCTCAAGCCC gAAAATATAGTGCTATACCAAAAGGGCCAAGTCTCTGTTAAAGTCATTGACTTTGGATCAAGCTGTTATGGACACCAGAAAG TATACACGTACATCCAAAGCCGGTTCTACCGATCCCCAGAAGTGATCCTGGGCCACCCCTACGACATGGCCATTGACATGTGGAGCCTGGGCTGCATCATGGCAGAGTTGTACACGGGCTACCCCCTGTTCCCTGGGGAGAATGAGGTGGAGCAGCTGGCCTGCATCATGGAG GTGCTGGGTCTGCCGCCAGCCGGCTTCATTCAGACGGCCTCCAGGAGACAGACATTCTTTG ATTCCAAAGGTTTTCCTAAAAATATAACCAAcaacaaggggaaaaaaagataccCAGATTCCAAGGACCTCATGATGGTGCTGAAAACCTATGACACCAGCTTCCTGGACTTTCTCAGAAGGTGTTTGAT ATGGGAACCTTCTCTTCGCATGACCCCGGACCAGGCCCTCAAGCATGCTTGGATTCATCAGTCTCGGAACCTCAAGCCACAGCCCAGGCCCCAGACCCTGAGGAAATtcaattcctttttcccctctgaGACAAGGAAGGACAAGGTTCAAGGCTGTCATCACTCGAGCAAAAAAG AGGAGATCACCAAAGAGactacagagaaaacaaaagatgGCCCCATGAAGCATGTTCAGCATTCAGGTGATCAGCACGACTCTCTCCAGCACGGAGCTGACACCGTTCAGCTGCCTCAACTGGTAGAAGCCCCCAAGAAGTCAGGGGCAGCTGTTGGGGCGGAGGTGTCCAGGACCTCCCCAGGACAGAGCAAAAACTTCTCCCTCAAGAACAcaaatattttaccccctattgtATGA
- the DYRK4 gene encoding dual specificity tyrosine-phosphorylation-regulated kinase 4 isoform X6 produces the protein MDAKKPRKCDFTPFLVLKARKKQKFTSAKVGSKPSVQVQKPTSNIKNSRMTQVFHKNTSVTSLPFVDTKGKKNMVSFPHISKKVLLQSSLLYQENQAHNQMPASELKASEIPFHPSIKTHDPKAEEKSPKKHKLPLTAAEALKLFKNQLSPYEQSEILGYAELWFLGLEAKKLDRAPEKFSKTSFDDEHGSYLKVLHDHIAYRYEVLEMIGKGSFGQVAKCLDHKNNELVALKIIRNKKRFHEQALTEVKILEALRKKDKDNTYNVVHMKDFFYFRNHFCITFELLGINLYELMKNNNFQGFSLSIVRRFTLSVLKCLQMLSVEKIIHCDLKPENIVLYQKGQVSVKVIDFGSSCYGHQKVYTYIQSRFYRSPEVILGHPYDMAIDMWSLGCIMAELYTGYPLFPGENEVEQLACIMEVLGLPPAGFIQTASRRQTFFDSKGFPKNITNNKGKKRYPDSKDLMMVLKTYDTSFLDFLRRCLIWEPSLRMTPDQALKHAWIHQSRNLKPQPRPQTLRKFNSFFPSETRKDKVQGCHHSSKKAEEITKETTEKTKDGPMKHVQHSGDQHDSLQHGADTVQLPQLVEAPKKSGAAVGAEVSRTSPGQSKNFSLKNTNILPPIV, from the exons GTTGGAAGCAAACCTTCGGTTCAAGTCCAGAAGCCAACTTCCAATATCAAGAACTCCAGAATGACCCAAGTCTTTCATAAG AACACCAGTGTTACTTCACTCCCCTTTGTGGACACCAAGGGGAAGAAGAATATGGTAAGCTTCCCACACATTAGCAAGAAGGTCCTGCTGCAGTCATCCCTGCTGTATCAG GAGAATCAAGCTCACAATCAGATGCCGGCCTCAGAGCTCAAGGCTTCAGAAATACCTTTCCACCCTAGCATTAAAACCCACGATCCCAAGGCAGAGGAGAAGTCACCAAAGAAGCACAAGCTGCCTCTGACAGCGGCAG AGGCCCTAAAGCTTTTTAAGAACCAGCTGTCTCCATATGAGCAAAGTGAAATCCTGGGCTACGCGGAGCTGTGGTTCCTGGGGCTTGAAGCCAAGAAGCTCGACAGGGCTCCTGAGAAATTTAGCAAGACGAGTTTTGATGATGAGCATGGCTCCTATCTGAAG GTCCTGCATGATCACATTGCCTACCGCTATGAAGTTCTGGAGATGATCGGGAAGGGGTCCTTTGGACAGGTGGCCAAGTGCTTGGATCACAAAAACAATGAGCTGGTGGCCCTGAAAATCATCAGGAACAAGAAGAG ATTTCACGAGCAGGCCCTGACGGAGGTGAAGATCCTGGAAGCTCTCAGAAAGAAGGACAAAGACAACACCTACAATGTGGTGCATATGAAGGACTTTTTCTACTTTCGCAATCACTTCTGCATCACCTTTGAGCTCCTGGG AATCAACTTGTATGAGTTGATGAAGAATAACAACTTTCAAGGCTTCAGTCTGTCGATAGTTCGGCGCTTCACTCTCTCTGTTTTGAAGTGCTTGCAGATGCTTTCTGTAGAGAAAATCATTCACTGCGATCTCAAGCCC gAAAATATAGTGCTATACCAAAAGGGCCAAGTCTCTGTTAAAGTCATTGACTTTGGATCAAGCTGTTATGGACACCAGAAAG TATACACGTACATCCAAAGCCGGTTCTACCGATCCCCAGAAGTGATCCTGGGCCACCCCTACGACATGGCCATTGACATGTGGAGCCTGGGCTGCATCATGGCAGAGTTGTACACGGGCTACCCCCTGTTCCCTGGGGAGAATGAGGTGGAGCAGCTGGCCTGCATCATGGAG GTGCTGGGTCTGCCGCCAGCCGGCTTCATTCAGACGGCCTCCAGGAGACAGACATTCTTTG ATTCCAAAGGTTTTCCTAAAAATATAACCAAcaacaaggggaaaaaaagataccCAGATTCCAAGGACCTCATGATGGTGCTGAAAACCTATGACACCAGCTTCCTGGACTTTCTCAGAAGGTGTTTGAT ATGGGAACCTTCTCTTCGCATGACCCCGGACCAGGCCCTCAAGCATGCTTGGATTCATCAGTCTCGGAACCTCAAGCCACAGCCCAGGCCCCAGACCCTGAGGAAATtcaattcctttttcccctctgaGACAAGGAAGGACAAGGTTCAAGGCTGTCATCACTCGAGCAAAAAAG CAGAGGAGATCACCAAAGAGactacagagaaaacaaaagatgGCCCCATGAAGCATGTTCAGCATTCAGGTGATCAGCACGACTCTCTCCAGCACGGAGCTGACACCGTTCAGCTGCCTCAACTGGTAGAAGCCCCCAAGAAGTCAGGGGCAGCTGTTGGGGCGGAGGTGTCCAGGACCTCCCCAGGACAGAGCAAAAACTTCTCCCTCAAGAACAcaaatattttaccccctattgtATGA
- the DYRK4 gene encoding dual specificity tyrosine-phosphorylation-regulated kinase 4 isoform X7, translated as MDAKKPRKCDFTPFLVLKARKKQKFTSAKVGSKPSVQVQKPTSNIKNSRMTQVFHKNTSVTSLPFVDTKGKKNMVSFPHISKKVLLQSSLLYQENQAHNQMPASELKASEIPFHPSIKTHDPKAEEKSPKKHKLPLTAAEALKLFKNQLSPYEQSEILGYAELWFLGLEAKKLDRAPEKFSKTSFDDEHGSYLKVLHDHIAYRYEVLEMIGKGSFGQVAKCLDHKNNELVALKIIRNKKRFHEQALTEVKILEALRKKDKDNTYNVVHMKDFFYFRNHFCITFELLGINLYELMKNNNFQGFSLSIVRRFTLSVLKCLQMLSVEKIIHCDLKPENIVLYQKGQVSVKVIDFGSSCYGHQKVYTYIQSRFYRSPEVILGHPYDMAIDMWSLGCIMAELYTGYPLFPGENEVEQLACIMEVLGLPPAGFIQTASRRQTFFDSKGFPKNITNNKGKKRYPDSKDLMMVLKTYDTSFLDFLRRCLIWEPSLRMTPDQALKHAWIHQSRNLKPQPRPQTLRKFNSFFPSETRKDKVQGCHHSSKKEEITKETTEKTKDGPMKHVQHSGDQHDSLQHGADTVQLPQLVEAPKKSGAAVGAEVSRTSPGQSKNFSLKNTNILPPIV; from the exons GTTGGAAGCAAACCTTCGGTTCAAGTCCAGAAGCCAACTTCCAATATCAAGAACTCCAGAATGACCCAAGTCTTTCATAAG AACACCAGTGTTACTTCACTCCCCTTTGTGGACACCAAGGGGAAGAAGAATATGGTAAGCTTCCCACACATTAGCAAGAAGGTCCTGCTGCAGTCATCCCTGCTGTATCAG GAGAATCAAGCTCACAATCAGATGCCGGCCTCAGAGCTCAAGGCTTCAGAAATACCTTTCCACCCTAGCATTAAAACCCACGATCCCAAGGCAGAGGAGAAGTCACCAAAGAAGCACAAGCTGCCTCTGACAGCGGCAG AGGCCCTAAAGCTTTTTAAGAACCAGCTGTCTCCATATGAGCAAAGTGAAATCCTGGGCTACGCGGAGCTGTGGTTCCTGGGGCTTGAAGCCAAGAAGCTCGACAGGGCTCCTGAGAAATTTAGCAAGACGAGTTTTGATGATGAGCATGGCTCCTATCTGAAG GTCCTGCATGATCACATTGCCTACCGCTATGAAGTTCTGGAGATGATCGGGAAGGGGTCCTTTGGACAGGTGGCCAAGTGCTTGGATCACAAAAACAATGAGCTGGTGGCCCTGAAAATCATCAGGAACAAGAAGAG ATTTCACGAGCAGGCCCTGACGGAGGTGAAGATCCTGGAAGCTCTCAGAAAGAAGGACAAAGACAACACCTACAATGTGGTGCATATGAAGGACTTTTTCTACTTTCGCAATCACTTCTGCATCACCTTTGAGCTCCTGGG AATCAACTTGTATGAGTTGATGAAGAATAACAACTTTCAAGGCTTCAGTCTGTCGATAGTTCGGCGCTTCACTCTCTCTGTTTTGAAGTGCTTGCAGATGCTTTCTGTAGAGAAAATCATTCACTGCGATCTCAAGCCC gAAAATATAGTGCTATACCAAAAGGGCCAAGTCTCTGTTAAAGTCATTGACTTTGGATCAAGCTGTTATGGACACCAGAAAG TATACACGTACATCCAAAGCCGGTTCTACCGATCCCCAGAAGTGATCCTGGGCCACCCCTACGACATGGCCATTGACATGTGGAGCCTGGGCTGCATCATGGCAGAGTTGTACACGGGCTACCCCCTGTTCCCTGGGGAGAATGAGGTGGAGCAGCTGGCCTGCATCATGGAG GTGCTGGGTCTGCCGCCAGCCGGCTTCATTCAGACGGCCTCCAGGAGACAGACATTCTTTG ATTCCAAAGGTTTTCCTAAAAATATAACCAAcaacaaggggaaaaaaagataccCAGATTCCAAGGACCTCATGATGGTGCTGAAAACCTATGACACCAGCTTCCTGGACTTTCTCAGAAGGTGTTTGAT ATGGGAACCTTCTCTTCGCATGACCCCGGACCAGGCCCTCAAGCATGCTTGGATTCATCAGTCTCGGAACCTCAAGCCACAGCCCAGGCCCCAGACCCTGAGGAAATtcaattcctttttcccctctgaGACAAGGAAGGACAAGGTTCAAGGCTGTCATCACTCGAGCAAAAAAG AGGAGATCACCAAAGAGactacagagaaaacaaaagatgGCCCCATGAAGCATGTTCAGCATTCAGGTGATCAGCACGACTCTCTCCAGCACGGAGCTGACACCGTTCAGCTGCCTCAACTGGTAGAAGCCCCCAAGAAGTCAGGGGCAGCTGTTGGGGCGGAGGTGTCCAGGACCTCCCCAGGACAGAGCAAAAACTTCTCCCTCAAGAACAcaaatattttaccccctattgtATGA
- the DYRK4 gene encoding dual specificity tyrosine-phosphorylation-regulated kinase 4 isoform X4: protein MDAKKPRKCDFTPFLVLKARKKQKFTSAKGPTLSEIYMVGSKPSVQVQKPTSNIKNSRMTQVFHKNTSVTSLPFVDTKGKKNMVSFPHISKKVLLQSSLLYQENQAHNQMPASELKASEIPFHPSIKTHDPKAEEKSPKKHKLPLTAAEALKLFKNQLSPYEQSEILGYAELWFLGLEAKKLDRAPEKFSKTSFDDEHGSYLKVLHDHIAYRYEVLEMIGKGSFGQVAKCLDHKNNELVALKIIRNKKRFHEQALTEVKILEALRKKDKDNTYNVVHMKDFFYFRNHFCITFELLGINLYELMKNNNFQGFSLSIVRRFTLSVLKCLQMLSVEKIIHCDLKPENIVLYQKGQVSVKVIDFGSSCYGHQKVYTYIQSRFYRSPEVILGHPYDMAIDMWSLGCIMAELYTGYPLFPGENEVEQLACIMEVLGLPPAGFIQTASRRQTFFDSKGFPKNITNNKGKKRYPDSKDLMMVLKTYDTSFLDFLRRCLIWEPSLRMTPDQALKHAWIHQSRNLKPQPRPQTLRKFNSFFPSETRKDKVQGCHHSSKKAEEITKETTEKTKDGPMKHVQHSGDQHDSLQHGADTVQLPQLVEAPKKSGAAVGAEVSRTSPGQSKNFSLKNTNILPPIV from the exons GTTGGAAGCAAACCTTCGGTTCAAGTCCAGAAGCCAACTTCCAATATCAAGAACTCCAGAATGACCCAAGTCTTTCATAAG AACACCAGTGTTACTTCACTCCCCTTTGTGGACACCAAGGGGAAGAAGAATATGGTAAGCTTCCCACACATTAGCAAGAAGGTCCTGCTGCAGTCATCCCTGCTGTATCAG GAGAATCAAGCTCACAATCAGATGCCGGCCTCAGAGCTCAAGGCTTCAGAAATACCTTTCCACCCTAGCATTAAAACCCACGATCCCAAGGCAGAGGAGAAGTCACCAAAGAAGCACAAGCTGCCTCTGACAGCGGCAG AGGCCCTAAAGCTTTTTAAGAACCAGCTGTCTCCATATGAGCAAAGTGAAATCCTGGGCTACGCGGAGCTGTGGTTCCTGGGGCTTGAAGCCAAGAAGCTCGACAGGGCTCCTGAGAAATTTAGCAAGACGAGTTTTGATGATGAGCATGGCTCCTATCTGAAG GTCCTGCATGATCACATTGCCTACCGCTATGAAGTTCTGGAGATGATCGGGAAGGGGTCCTTTGGACAGGTGGCCAAGTGCTTGGATCACAAAAACAATGAGCTGGTGGCCCTGAAAATCATCAGGAACAAGAAGAG ATTTCACGAGCAGGCCCTGACGGAGGTGAAGATCCTGGAAGCTCTCAGAAAGAAGGACAAAGACAACACCTACAATGTGGTGCATATGAAGGACTTTTTCTACTTTCGCAATCACTTCTGCATCACCTTTGAGCTCCTGGG AATCAACTTGTATGAGTTGATGAAGAATAACAACTTTCAAGGCTTCAGTCTGTCGATAGTTCGGCGCTTCACTCTCTCTGTTTTGAAGTGCTTGCAGATGCTTTCTGTAGAGAAAATCATTCACTGCGATCTCAAGCCC gAAAATATAGTGCTATACCAAAAGGGCCAAGTCTCTGTTAAAGTCATTGACTTTGGATCAAGCTGTTATGGACACCAGAAAG TATACACGTACATCCAAAGCCGGTTCTACCGATCCCCAGAAGTGATCCTGGGCCACCCCTACGACATGGCCATTGACATGTGGAGCCTGGGCTGCATCATGGCAGAGTTGTACACGGGCTACCCCCTGTTCCCTGGGGAGAATGAGGTGGAGCAGCTGGCCTGCATCATGGAG GTGCTGGGTCTGCCGCCAGCCGGCTTCATTCAGACGGCCTCCAGGAGACAGACATTCTTTG ATTCCAAAGGTTTTCCTAAAAATATAACCAAcaacaaggggaaaaaaagataccCAGATTCCAAGGACCTCATGATGGTGCTGAAAACCTATGACACCAGCTTCCTGGACTTTCTCAGAAGGTGTTTGAT ATGGGAACCTTCTCTTCGCATGACCCCGGACCAGGCCCTCAAGCATGCTTGGATTCATCAGTCTCGGAACCTCAAGCCACAGCCCAGGCCCCAGACCCTGAGGAAATtcaattcctttttcccctctgaGACAAGGAAGGACAAGGTTCAAGGCTGTCATCACTCGAGCAAAAAAG CAGAGGAGATCACCAAAGAGactacagagaaaacaaaagatgGCCCCATGAAGCATGTTCAGCATTCAGGTGATCAGCACGACTCTCTCCAGCACGGAGCTGACACCGTTCAGCTGCCTCAACTGGTAGAAGCCCCCAAGAAGTCAGGGGCAGCTGTTGGGGCGGAGGTGTCCAGGACCTCCCCAGGACAGAGCAAAAACTTCTCCCTCAAGAACAcaaatattttaccccctattgtATGA
- the DYRK4 gene encoding dual specificity tyrosine-phosphorylation-regulated kinase 4 isoform X2 codes for MDAKKPRKCDFTPFLVLKARKKQKFTSAKGPTLSEIYMVGSKPSVQVQKPTSNIKNSRMTQVFHKNTSVTSLPFVDTKGKKNMVSFPHISKKVLLQSSLLYQVSADGLDPEKAVERPGFSPKPVLERPRMVGKSTVSAEEENQAHNQMPASELKASEIPFHPSIKTHDPKAEEKSPKKHKLPLTAAEALKLFKNQLSPYEQSEILGYAELWFLGLEAKKLDRAPEKFSKTSFDDEHGSYLKVLHDHIAYRYEVLEMIGKGSFGQVAKCLDHKNNELVALKIIRNKKRFHEQALTEVKILEALRKKDKDNTYNVVHMKDFFYFRNHFCITFELLGINLYELMKNNNFQGFSLSIVRRFTLSVLKCLQMLSVEKIIHCDLKPENIVLYQKGQVSVKVIDFGSSCYGHQKVYTYIQSRFYRSPEVILGHPYDMAIDMWSLGCIMAELYTGYPLFPGENEVEQLACIMEVLGLPPAGFIQTASRRQTFFDSKGFPKNITNNKGKKRYPDSKDLMMVLKTYDTSFLDFLRRCLIWEPSLRMTPDQALKHAWIHQSRNLKPQPRPQTLRKFNSFFPSETRKDKVQGCHHSSKKEEITKETTEKTKDGPMKHVQHSGDQHDSLQHGADTVQLPQLVEAPKKSGAAVGAEVSRTSPGQSKNFSLKNTNILPPIV; via the exons GTTGGAAGCAAACCTTCGGTTCAAGTCCAGAAGCCAACTTCCAATATCAAGAACTCCAGAATGACCCAAGTCTTTCATAAG AACACCAGTGTTACTTCACTCCCCTTTGTGGACACCAAGGGGAAGAAGAATATGGTAAGCTTCCCACACATTAGCAAGAAGGTCCTGCTGCAGTCATCCCTGCTGTATCAGGTGAGCGCAGACGGACTGGACCCTGAGAAGGCAGTTGAAAGACCTGGTTTTAGTCCAAAGCCAGTTTTAGAAAGGCCGAGGATGGtggggaaaagcacagtatccgCTGAAGAG GAGAATCAAGCTCACAATCAGATGCCGGCCTCAGAGCTCAAGGCTTCAGAAATACCTTTCCACCCTAGCATTAAAACCCACGATCCCAAGGCAGAGGAGAAGTCACCAAAGAAGCACAAGCTGCCTCTGACAGCGGCAG AGGCCCTAAAGCTTTTTAAGAACCAGCTGTCTCCATATGAGCAAAGTGAAATCCTGGGCTACGCGGAGCTGTGGTTCCTGGGGCTTGAAGCCAAGAAGCTCGACAGGGCTCCTGAGAAATTTAGCAAGACGAGTTTTGATGATGAGCATGGCTCCTATCTGAAG GTCCTGCATGATCACATTGCCTACCGCTATGAAGTTCTGGAGATGATCGGGAAGGGGTCCTTTGGACAGGTGGCCAAGTGCTTGGATCACAAAAACAATGAGCTGGTGGCCCTGAAAATCATCAGGAACAAGAAGAG ATTTCACGAGCAGGCCCTGACGGAGGTGAAGATCCTGGAAGCTCTCAGAAAGAAGGACAAAGACAACACCTACAATGTGGTGCATATGAAGGACTTTTTCTACTTTCGCAATCACTTCTGCATCACCTTTGAGCTCCTGGG AATCAACTTGTATGAGTTGATGAAGAATAACAACTTTCAAGGCTTCAGTCTGTCGATAGTTCGGCGCTTCACTCTCTCTGTTTTGAAGTGCTTGCAGATGCTTTCTGTAGAGAAAATCATTCACTGCGATCTCAAGCCC gAAAATATAGTGCTATACCAAAAGGGCCAAGTCTCTGTTAAAGTCATTGACTTTGGATCAAGCTGTTATGGACACCAGAAAG TATACACGTACATCCAAAGCCGGTTCTACCGATCCCCAGAAGTGATCCTGGGCCACCCCTACGACATGGCCATTGACATGTGGAGCCTGGGCTGCATCATGGCAGAGTTGTACACGGGCTACCCCCTGTTCCCTGGGGAGAATGAGGTGGAGCAGCTGGCCTGCATCATGGAG GTGCTGGGTCTGCCGCCAGCCGGCTTCATTCAGACGGCCTCCAGGAGACAGACATTCTTTG ATTCCAAAGGTTTTCCTAAAAATATAACCAAcaacaaggggaaaaaaagataccCAGATTCCAAGGACCTCATGATGGTGCTGAAAACCTATGACACCAGCTTCCTGGACTTTCTCAGAAGGTGTTTGAT ATGGGAACCTTCTCTTCGCATGACCCCGGACCAGGCCCTCAAGCATGCTTGGATTCATCAGTCTCGGAACCTCAAGCCACAGCCCAGGCCCCAGACCCTGAGGAAATtcaattcctttttcccctctgaGACAAGGAAGGACAAGGTTCAAGGCTGTCATCACTCGAGCAAAAAAG AGGAGATCACCAAAGAGactacagagaaaacaaaagatgGCCCCATGAAGCATGTTCAGCATTCAGGTGATCAGCACGACTCTCTCCAGCACGGAGCTGACACCGTTCAGCTGCCTCAACTGGTAGAAGCCCCCAAGAAGTCAGGGGCAGCTGTTGGGGCGGAGGTGTCCAGGACCTCCCCAGGACAGAGCAAAAACTTCTCCCTCAAGAACAcaaatattttaccccctattgtATGA